In one window of Sciurus carolinensis chromosome X, mSciCar1.2, whole genome shotgun sequence DNA:
- the Mageb17 gene encoding melanoma-associated antigen B17, which yields MPRGQKSKLRAREKRRQARGEDQGHQGAQATEAEEEEFPSPSPVSESVSQGNVTAGTSWQSLEAQASSPQAAASSCVSSDESAKSEEEENPNSPSSSRILGKDPLTRKAGILVQFLLHKYNMKEPIIKADMLKIISRKYRKHFPEILRRTTERMELVFGLDLKEADPSGSSYSLVSKMDLPNEGSQNDGKGFPKNGLLMPLLGLIFMNDNCVSEEEMWEFLNMLGLYDGRKHFIFGEPRKLVTKDLVQEKYLEYRQVPHSDPPRYEFLWGPKAHAETSKMQVLEFLAKVNGTVPSVFQARYEEALRDEEERFHARVAARVGTPALPGASSHRSSQH from the coding sequence ATGCCTCGAGGCCAGAAGAGCAAGCTCCGTGCCCGTGAGAAACGCCGCCAGGCCCGAGGAGAGGACCAAGGTCATCAGGGTGCTCAAGCGACTGaagcagaggaagaagagttCCCATCCCCCTCTCCTGTCTCTGAGAGTGTTTCCCAGGGGAATGTGACTGCAGGCACTTCCTGGCAGTCTCTTGAAGCCCAGGCCAGCAGCCCTCAGGCTGCAGCCAGTTCATGTGTGAGTTCTGATGAAAGTGCCAAgagtgaggaagaggaaaatcCAAATTCCCCATCCTCTTCCAGGATCCTAGGAAAAGATCCTCTGACCCGGAAGGCAGGCATATTGGTGCAGTTTCTGCTGCACAAGTATAACATGAAAGAGCCCATTATAAAagcagacatgttgaagatcATCAGCAGAAAGTACAGGAAGCACTTCCCTGAAATCCTCCGTAGAACCACAGAGCGCATGGAGCTGGTCTTTGGTCTTGACCTGAAGGAAGCTGACCCCAGTGGTAGTTCCTACTCCCTGGTTAGCAAGATGGATCTTCCCAATGAAGGTAGTCAGAATGATGGCAAGGGCTTTCCCAAGAATGGACTCCTGATGCCGCTCCTGGGTCTGATCTTCATGAATGACAACTGCGTCTCTGAAGAGGAGATGTGGGAATTCCTGAATATGTTAGGGCTCTATGATGGTAGGAAGCACTTCATCTTTGGGGAGCCTAGGAAACTCGTCACCAAAGATTTGGTGCAGGAAAAGTATCTGGAGTACCGCCAGGTGCCCCACAGTGATCCTCCACGCTATGAATTCCTGTGGGGTCCCAAAGCCCATGCTGAAACCAGCAAGATGCAAGTCCTGGAATTTTTGGCCAAGGTCAATGGTACCGTTCCCAGTGTCTTCCAAGCCCGGTATGAGGAGGCTTTGAGAGATGAGGAAGAGCGATTCCATGCCAGAGTTGCAGCCAGAGTTGGTACTCCTGCCCTTCCAGGGGCCAGTTCCCACAGATCCTCCCAGCATTAG